In Methanocella sp., the following are encoded in one genomic region:
- a CDS encoding Tfx family DNA-binding protein, whose protein sequence is MANKSFLTKRQVMVLRLRQSGLTQDEIARRIKTTRANVSLIEKRARENIDRSRETLKEWESIVSPVRIIIKKGTDVMKIPEIVFADADKSGIHVKSNSLDLITRIKKEKGSLISNRTLEEDMEVDVTDTGEVSIL, encoded by the coding sequence ATGGCTAATAAATCATTCCTTACGAAGAGGCAGGTCATGGTGCTGAGGCTTCGGCAGTCCGGCCTCACCCAGGACGAGATCGCCCGGCGCATCAAGACGACCCGGGCCAACGTCAGCCTCATCGAGAAGAGGGCCAGGGAGAACATCGACCGCTCCCGGGAGACCCTCAAGGAGTGGGAAAGCATCGTCTCGCCCGTCCGCATCATCATAAAGAAAGGGACGGACGTCATGAAGATCCCTGAGATCGTGTTCGCCGACGCCGATAAGTCGGGCATCCACGTAAAATCTAACTCGCTCGACCTCATCACCCGCATTAAAAAGGAAAAGGGCTCGTTGATATCCAATCGTACGCTGGAAGAGGACATGGAGGTCGATGTCACCGATACCGGCGAGGTGAGCATCCTCTGA
- a CDS encoding phosphoglycerol geranylgeranyltransferase, translating to MIDWKKWKHVTKLDPDKTITPKAVAEIVDSGTDAIMISGTQNITKDNVSHLVEMLKDYSIPKVLEPAGTEGLRDDMDLIFVPSILNTDVAFWLMGVHKIWVQHFDVDWEKIVPEAYIVMNPRSAVAMVTKAKTEMTPREAAAYGECADRFFHFPIVYVEYSGTFGDPALVRAVREKLHGARLYYGGGINSREKAEEMARYADTIVVGNAVYEAEGVEKLRETIVK from the coding sequence GACCCGGATAAGACGATTACCCCGAAGGCAGTGGCGGAGATAGTGGACTCGGGAACGGACGCCATCATGATCTCCGGCACGCAGAACATCACGAAGGATAACGTCTCCCACCTCGTTGAAATGCTCAAGGATTACAGCATCCCCAAAGTGCTGGAGCCCGCGGGCACTGAAGGCCTCCGGGACGACATGGACCTGATCTTCGTGCCGTCCATACTGAACACCGACGTGGCCTTCTGGCTCATGGGCGTCCACAAGATATGGGTACAGCACTTCGATGTCGACTGGGAAAAGATCGTGCCGGAAGCTTACATAGTCATGAACCCCAGGTCAGCCGTGGCCATGGTGACGAAGGCAAAGACCGAGATGACGCCCCGCGAGGCTGCCGCCTACGGGGAGTGCGCGGACCGGTTCTTCCACTTCCCCATCGTGTACGTCGAGTACAGCGGCACATTCGGCGACCCGGCGCTGGTCAGGGCGGTCAGGGAAAAGCTGCATGGCGCCCGGCTTTACTACGGCGGAGGCATCAACTCCCGTGAAAAGGCCGAGGAGATGGCGCGGTATGCGGACACCATCGTCGTGGGCAACGCAGTCTACGAGGCGGAAGGTGTCGAGAAGCTCAGGGAGACCATCGTAAAATAA
- a CDS encoding transcriptional regulator: protein MYKANDGGEAPSHEDIDRLIHEPARLLIMASLYVVDRADFIFLMRQTGLTWGNLSGHMSKLEAAGYIEVIKDFIDKKPHTTLRLTEKGKDAFRVYRKSMKQVLDDLPP from the coding sequence ATGTATAAAGCGAATGATGGCGGGGAAGCCCCGTCGCACGAGGACATCGACCGGCTGATCCACGAGCCGGCACGGCTCCTGATCATGGCGAGCCTGTACGTCGTTGACCGGGCGGACTTTATCTTCCTGATGCGCCAGACGGGGCTGACCTGGGGAAACCTCTCCGGCCACATGAGCAAGCTGGAGGCGGCGGGCTATATCGAGGTCATCAAGGATTTTATCGATAAAAAGCCCCATACGACGTTACGCCTTACGGAGAAGGGTAAGGACGCCTTTCGGGTCTATCGCAAGAGCATGAAGCAGGTTTTAGACGACCTCCCGCCTTAG
- a CDS encoding UbiA family prenyltransferase, translating into MANKLKAIWELTRLEHGIIYGLGVLVALVIGKGGVPDATVAVAGVMGAVLAEMGAFALNDYFDVDVDIKNNRTDRPIVRGDISRNEALWVAIIASLMSAVAMYFTGSMGAVLVLIFLVLFGVLYNARLKEYGIWGNIYISFTMAAPFLFGSMLFAGNDPTLYVIAAIAFVVGMGREIMKGIMDMEGDALRNVRTVARTRGPDTAKNLAVALYVLGMLLSPLPLLMGSPKFHMSPIYGVSAFLSVAILAYVCYTLMKSHDIGTVGKARKTTMASMAIALLGVLLAALL; encoded by the coding sequence ATGGCGAACAAGCTCAAGGCTATCTGGGAACTGACGCGGCTGGAACACGGTATCATATACGGGCTGGGCGTGCTTGTCGCCCTGGTCATCGGCAAAGGGGGCGTGCCAGACGCGACAGTCGCCGTGGCGGGCGTCATGGGCGCCGTGCTGGCCGAGATGGGCGCCTTCGCCCTGAACGACTACTTCGACGTGGACGTTGACATAAAAAATAACCGCACGGACCGTCCCATCGTGAGGGGCGACATTTCCAGGAACGAGGCCCTGTGGGTGGCCATAATCGCGTCGCTCATGAGCGCCGTCGCCATGTATTTCACTGGCAGCATGGGCGCCGTCCTGGTGCTCATATTCCTCGTCCTCTTCGGCGTGCTCTATAATGCCCGGCTCAAGGAGTACGGCATCTGGGGCAATATTTACATCAGCTTCACCATGGCAGCGCCTTTCCTGTTCGGCAGCATGCTCTTCGCCGGTAACGACCCCACGCTTTACGTCATCGCGGCCATAGCCTTCGTGGTGGGCATGGGCCGCGAAATTATGAAGGGCATCATGGACATGGAGGGCGACGCGCTGAGGAATGTCCGGACGGTGGCCCGCACTCGGGGACCGGATACGGCTAAAAATCTTGCTGTGGCGCTTTATGTCCTTGGCATGCTCCTGTCGCCCCTGCCCCTCCTCATGGGCAGCCCGAAGTTCCACATGAGCCCGATATACGGCGTCTCCGCCTTCCTGTCGGTCGCCATCCTGGCCTACGTGTGCTACACGCTCATGAAAAGCCACGACATCGGGACCGTCGGAAAGGCCCGGAAGACGACCATGGCGTCCATGGCCATAGCGCTTCTCGGCGTGCTCCTCGCGGCCCTACTCTAA
- a CDS encoding helix-hairpin-helix domain-containing protein → MSSYEPSREELESIPGIGKSLAGHLKSLGCNCVCDLKDKDPERLYEQLNELHGKRTDPCVLYAFRCATYYAKGGREPELLKWWNWKNRKN, encoded by the coding sequence ATGTCTTCATATGAGCCTTCCCGGGAAGAGCTGGAATCCATACCGGGTATCGGTAAGAGCCTGGCCGGGCACCTGAAGAGCCTGGGGTGTAATTGCGTATGCGATCTCAAGGATAAGGACCCCGAAAGATTGTACGAGCAGCTAAATGAGCTCCATGGTAAGAGAACTGACCCCTGCGTGCTCTATGCCTTCCGCTGCGCCACGTATTATGCGAAGGGCGGCCGGGAGCCCGAGCTATTGAAGTGGTGGAACTGGAAAAATAGAAAAAATTAA
- a CDS encoding DUF367 family protein, with protein MLPLYVYHARQDDPKKCSARRMEKFGLATVYKTVGKLPRGAVLLSPIAKKALSRADLEYARRGIVVLDCTWGEVERIFPKLKPKRLEERALPYLLASNPVNYGKPFMLNSAEAFVAALYILGCAGQAREVAERFKWGETFLALNKEPLDAYASAVDSEDVISIQKDFMPE; from the coding sequence ATGCTCCCGCTCTACGTGTACCACGCCCGCCAGGACGACCCGAAGAAGTGCTCAGCCCGGCGCATGGAGAAGTTCGGTCTGGCGACGGTATACAAGACTGTGGGAAAGTTGCCGAGGGGCGCCGTCCTGCTGAGCCCCATCGCGAAAAAGGCCCTTTCGAGGGCCGACCTGGAATATGCCCGCAGGGGCATCGTCGTGCTCGACTGCACCTGGGGCGAGGTGGAGCGCATTTTCCCGAAGCTAAAGCCGAAGCGCCTTGAAGAGAGGGCGCTGCCCTACCTGCTGGCGTCTAATCCCGTGAACTACGGGAAGCCCTTCATGCTGAACAGCGCCGAGGCGTTCGTCGCCGCCTTATACATTTTAGGCTGTGCTGGCCAGGCCAGGGAAGTGGCGGAGAGGTTCAAATGGGGAGAAACGTTCCTGGCCCTGAACAAAGAGCCCCTGGATGCATACGCTTCAGCGGTAGATTCAGAGGACGTCATCTCTATTCAGAAGGATTTCATGCCTGAGTAA
- a CDS encoding GyrI-like domain-containing protein, with protein MAGLKVTIKEIRPIKAACLDGKGPFNEMGPLFREINGWIKDNNVQMTGIPGIALEPDDPSEVGPDNCRYRVCVPIRGDAKGSCGVMIETLPGIHAACTLHKGPYLGLPAKWQEMMRWVRENGYTIADVPREVYLNDCWGSSEYELLTEIQIPVKK; from the coding sequence ATGGCAGGGCTTAAGGTAACGATCAAAGAGATACGGCCGATCAAGGCTGCATGCCTTGACGGAAAGGGCCCGTTTAACGAAATGGGGCCGCTCTTTCGGGAAATAAACGGGTGGATCAAGGATAATAACGTCCAGATGACCGGCATACCCGGCATCGCCCTGGAGCCCGATGACCCCTCCGAGGTCGGCCCCGATAATTGCCGTTACCGCGTCTGCGTCCCCATACGGGGCGATGCTAAGGGATCCTGTGGCGTCATGATAGAGACACTTCCCGGCATCCATGCGGCATGCACTCTGCATAAAGGCCCATACTTGGGGCTGCCGGCGAAGTGGCAGGAAATGATGCGCTGGGTAAGGGAAAATGGCTACACCATCGCGGACGTTCCCCGCGAAGTCTACCTGAATGACTGCTGGGGCTCCTCCGAATACGAGCTGCTTACCGAGATCCAGATACCGGTTAAAAAATAG
- the fdhD gene encoding formate dehydrogenase accessory sulfurtransferase FdhD → MDDLLVKDYDSLKVTRSGAEPAKDPVIVETTIDLLVNGTRLSSIVTTPEMHKELVVGYLITEGAVRSRDDIQGIEQKGNKVDVKIKNFEHFDLWYELRSSGCIGINWENRDEDLFLKVEQKFAIGVILDSLKYLYSDVHDRTRGAHMACVVDADGKARHTALDVGRHNAIDKVVGAATLEGLDITKLFLLSSGRQPAGMVMKAARAGIPLVVSKAAPVSSGIDSARRANLTLCCFADKEKVKAFSCPERILV, encoded by the coding sequence ATGGACGACCTTCTTGTAAAGGACTACGATTCCCTGAAAGTTACGAGGAGCGGAGCCGAGCCCGCGAAGGACCCCGTCATCGTGGAGACGACCATCGACCTGTTAGTGAATGGCACCCGACTCTCCTCCATCGTGACCACGCCCGAGATGCATAAGGAGCTCGTCGTGGGCTACCTCATCACCGAGGGCGCCGTGCGTTCCCGGGATGACATTCAGGGCATCGAGCAGAAGGGCAACAAGGTAGACGTGAAGATAAAGAACTTCGAGCACTTCGACCTTTGGTACGAGCTCCGCTCGTCCGGGTGCATCGGCATTAACTGGGAGAACAGGGACGAAGACCTCTTCTTGAAGGTGGAGCAGAAATTCGCCATCGGCGTCATCCTGGACAGCCTGAAGTATCTGTACTCTGATGTTCACGACCGCACCCGGGGCGCCCATATGGCGTGCGTGGTGGACGCTGACGGCAAGGCAAGGCATACCGCCCTCGACGTGGGCCGGCACAACGCCATCGACAAGGTCGTCGGGGCGGCGACGCTCGAGGGCCTGGACATCACGAAGCTGTTCCTCTTATCATCGGGCCGCCAGCCCGCGGGCATGGTCATGAAGGCCGCCCGGGCAGGCATACCGCTGGTCGTATCAAAGGCCGCCCCGGTCAGCTCGGGCATCGACAGCGCGCGCCGGGCGAACCTGACGCTGTGCTGCTTTGCCGATAAGGAGAAGGTGAAGGCGTTCTCGTGCCCCGAACGCATCCTCGTCTAA
- a CDS encoding PAS domain S-box protein, translating to MVGLVPDNRDNFYDRLHGSMILPSSVVEFYPDPTMVIDNEGHVVAWNKAMEKMTGVAAEDMLGKGNYEYAIHFYGERKPMLMDLIGQPVKVVESSYTNVVAQEDKLEALTIKARVRGRDVVLWGSAARLYGLNGKVVGAIESIRDITSQVMVEKKLMESEEKYRAITTSTNDGIITLNRKGIVDYVNPSGQKIMRRSQDDIIGHHFTDFVAAGYRDRAVRAFSKGMSGTSVRPFSIEIVDGEGGRVPVELSGSALMEGGEKRGAIVSFRDVRELWKAREELERRVEERTQELAHSEEKFRVLAETTSSAIFIYQNRRFIYVNPAMCHITGYSKEELFAMDFLGWIHPDFQETVRSYGHARRLGRPAPRSYEIKFITKGGEERWAELTPGLIEYRGKPSTLVTAVDITERKHAEEEMKRAKENVEMYLDLMGHDINNMNQVALGYLEMALDTLPVNDPVSTYLSRSCAMLLESSRLIDNLRKVQQATGRKLKLEPVDLSVILSEVVAEYMVVPGRDVTIEYTAVTCLVRANRLLKDVFSNIVSNAIKHSTGPLKVFIGIRPVKHNGARCCEVSVEDNGPGIPDDLKDSIFSRSKRGQTKARGSGLGLYIVRSLVEGFNGRVWVEDRVHGEPGRGSRFIVQLPSVD from the coding sequence ATGGTCGGCCTTGTGCCCGATAACAGGGATAACTTTTATGACAGGCTCCACGGCTCGATGATCCTGCCGTCCAGCGTCGTCGAGTTCTACCCGGACCCTACGATGGTCATCGACAACGAGGGCCACGTCGTGGCCTGGAATAAGGCGATGGAGAAGATGACGGGCGTGGCGGCCGAAGACATGCTCGGCAAGGGTAACTACGAGTACGCCATACATTTCTACGGGGAGCGCAAGCCGATGCTTATGGACCTCATCGGGCAGCCGGTCAAGGTGGTCGAGAGCAGTTACACGAACGTCGTCGCGCAGGAGGACAAGCTCGAGGCGCTGACGATAAAGGCCCGGGTCAGGGGCCGGGACGTCGTGCTCTGGGGGTCGGCCGCCCGGCTGTACGGCCTCAACGGTAAGGTGGTCGGCGCCATCGAGTCCATCCGGGACATTACCTCGCAGGTCATGGTCGAAAAAAAGCTGATGGAGTCCGAGGAGAAATACCGGGCGATCACCACTTCGACGAACGACGGCATCATCACGCTGAACAGGAAGGGGATCGTCGACTACGTTAATCCCAGCGGGCAGAAAATCATGCGCCGGTCACAGGACGATATCATCGGCCACCACTTCACGGATTTTGTCGCGGCCGGCTATAGGGACCGGGCTGTCCGTGCATTCAGCAAGGGGATGTCGGGAACGTCGGTCCGCCCCTTCTCGATAGAGATCGTCGACGGAGAAGGCGGGCGGGTGCCCGTCGAGCTCAGCGGCAGCGCGCTGATGGAGGGAGGCGAGAAAAGAGGGGCCATCGTGTCTTTCCGGGACGTGAGAGAGCTCTGGAAGGCGAGGGAGGAGCTGGAGCGCCGCGTCGAGGAAAGGACGCAGGAGCTGGCGCATAGCGAGGAGAAGTTCCGGGTGCTTGCCGAGACCACGTCCTCTGCCATTTTCATATACCAGAACAGGCGGTTCATCTACGTGAACCCGGCTATGTGCCACATCACCGGCTACTCGAAGGAAGAGCTGTTTGCTATGGACTTCTTGGGATGGATACACCCCGATTTTCAGGAAACCGTCAGGAGCTATGGCCATGCCCGGCGCCTCGGCCGCCCGGCTCCCAGGAGCTATGAGATCAAGTTCATCACAAAAGGCGGGGAGGAACGCTGGGCGGAATTGACGCCCGGGCTCATCGAGTATCGCGGTAAGCCCTCCACCCTCGTCACGGCCGTCGACATCACCGAGCGCAAGCATGCCGAGGAAGAGATGAAGCGCGCCAAGGAGAACGTCGAGATGTACCTGGACCTCATGGGCCACGACATTAACAACATGAACCAGGTCGCGCTCGGATACCTCGAGATGGCCCTGGACACGTTACCCGTGAACGACCCGGTCTCCACTTATTTAAGCCGGTCCTGCGCGATGCTCCTTGAAAGCTCCCGGCTCATCGATAACCTGAGGAAGGTCCAGCAGGCAACGGGGAGGAAGCTGAAACTGGAACCGGTCGATCTCTCCGTCATTTTATCGGAAGTGGTGGCCGAATATATGGTAGTGCCCGGCAGGGACGTCACCATCGAGTATACGGCCGTCACGTGCCTTGTACGGGCCAACCGGCTGTTGAAGGACGTGTTCTCGAATATCGTCAGCAACGCCATCAAGCATTCGACCGGCCCCCTGAAGGTATTCATCGGGATCAGGCCCGTAAAACACAATGGCGCCCGCTGCTGCGAGGTGAGCGTCGAGGATAACGGCCCGGGCATTCCCGATGACCTCAAGGATAGCATCTTTTCTCGCTCAAAGCGCGGCCAGACGAAGGCCCGCGGCAGCGGCCTGGGCCTTTATATCGTGCGGTCGCTCGTGGAGGGATTCAACGGGCGTGTCTGGGTGGAGGACAGGGTGCACGGAGAGCCAGGCAGGGGAAGCCGGTTCATCGTACAGCTTCCCTCCGTAGACTAA
- a CDS encoding class I SAM-dependent methyltransferase — MTLRDLLARLEPEAIPFPFSRLYSWLASSRMVRDYYESVAAQVLERVHIGRILDIGTGPGRLPLAIASKNRYVHVTGLDLSADMVKIASRLPIQNGAANIDFKAGNAGELPFGDREFDLVISTLSFHHWKEPEKALDEIYRVLREGGEAWIYDIPSKVNPTVWSEMKKRYGFIASTFMHFHTLTEPFYDEKRLGEIAAASRFKKYEIDYRLFTYRLRLYK, encoded by the coding sequence ATGACTCTGCGCGACCTGCTGGCCCGGCTCGAGCCCGAGGCCATACCTTTTCCTTTTTCCAGGCTCTACTCGTGGCTCGCATCATCCCGCATGGTCCGGGATTATTATGAGAGCGTCGCCGCCCAGGTGCTGGAGCGAGTGCATATCGGCCGCATACTGGACATCGGTACCGGACCCGGGAGGCTTCCGCTGGCGATCGCCTCGAAGAATCGGTACGTCCACGTCACGGGCCTGGACCTGTCCGCGGACATGGTGAAGATCGCTTCCCGCCTGCCCATACAAAATGGCGCCGCTAACATAGACTTTAAGGCAGGGAACGCCGGCGAGCTGCCGTTCGGCGACCGGGAATTCGACCTGGTGATAAGCACGCTCTCGTTCCACCACTGGAAGGAGCCCGAGAAGGCGCTCGATGAGATCTACCGGGTTTTGAGGGAAGGCGGTGAAGCGTGGATCTACGACATCCCGAGTAAGGTCAACCCCACCGTCTGGTCGGAGATGAAAAAGCGCTACGGCTTCATCGCGTCGACGTTCATGCACTTCCACACGCTCACCGAGCCCTTCTACGACGAGAAGCGGCTGGGCGAGATAGCCGCGGCCTCGCGGTTTAAAAAATACGAGATAGACTACAGGCTATTCACTTACCGGCTGCGGCTGTATAAATAA
- a CDS encoding ATP-dependent DNA helicase, translating into MKIAELDLPASIKDFYEASGIKELYPPQAEAVKKGFLDGKSLLAAIPTASGKTLLAEMAMLKSIAAGGKALYIVPLKALASEKFERFRQFESLGVRAGISTGDYDSKDEWLKDRDIIVATSEKTDSLLRNGAPWLSSLTVVVADEVHLIDSANRGPTLEVTLAKLRRLNPALQVIALSATIGNAKELADWMGAKLVVSDWRPTELKEGVFFGRAITFSSEKRVIKTPGPDDVLALVADTLAEGGQCIVFANTRKSSESIAQKLARSLSKQESEEEKAKFIDIKQQVMRHAETDTCAKLAACVEHGIAFHHAGLKGEHRHIVEAEFRKNNIKVIACTPTLAAGLNLPARRVIIRDYRRFDVNYGNVPIPVLEYKQMAGRAGRPGLDPYGEAVLIAKNYDELGELMENYVLSLPEQITSKLGTEPAMRAHVLSAIATDFCGDVIGLNEFMGTTFYAHQRGDLSAVIDNVLDFLEAERMIIRTADRLRATELGKLTSRLYIDPLSASIIVRALEASKKRREPYGTEIALLQLICSTPDVRSLYLRRSDYAWIIKYTDDHITDFITDVPDVGDDTEFESFLSSVKTAALVDMWVNEKNEEEMTAFYNIGPGDVRNLMETCVWLMHSTAEISHLLKAPLTREARELAVRIDYGVSRELMDLIELEGVGRVRARRLYEAGYKDREALKNVALETLAAVPAIGEKVAARILARLGRKDVTVSAEPDEDLLGQSTLFSFGE; encoded by the coding sequence ATGAAAATAGCCGAGCTCGACCTGCCCGCCAGCATCAAGGACTTTTACGAGGCTTCCGGCATCAAGGAGCTCTACCCGCCCCAGGCCGAGGCCGTGAAAAAGGGCTTCCTGGATGGGAAGAGCCTTTTAGCCGCCATACCCACGGCCAGCGGAAAAACGCTTTTAGCAGAGATGGCCATGCTCAAGTCCATCGCCGCCGGGGGCAAAGCCCTCTACATCGTGCCGCTGAAGGCGCTGGCATCGGAGAAGTTCGAGCGCTTCCGGCAGTTCGAAAGTCTCGGCGTGAGAGCCGGGATCTCCACGGGCGACTACGACTCGAAGGACGAGTGGCTCAAGGACCGGGACATTATCGTGGCCACCTCCGAGAAGACCGACTCGCTGCTCCGGAACGGCGCCCCGTGGCTGTCGAGCCTCACCGTGGTCGTGGCCGACGAGGTGCACCTGATTGATTCGGCGAACAGGGGGCCGACTCTCGAGGTAACGCTGGCCAAGCTCAGGCGGCTCAACCCGGCGCTCCAGGTCATCGCATTATCGGCGACCATAGGCAATGCGAAAGAATTAGCCGACTGGATGGGGGCGAAGCTCGTCGTCAGCGACTGGAGGCCGACCGAGCTGAAGGAAGGCGTGTTCTTCGGCCGGGCCATCACTTTTTCCAGCGAGAAGCGGGTCATCAAGACGCCAGGCCCGGACGACGTGCTGGCGCTTGTCGCCGATACATTAGCTGAAGGCGGCCAGTGCATCGTGTTCGCCAACACGCGGAAGAGCAGCGAGAGCATCGCCCAGAAGCTCGCCAGGAGCCTGTCTAAGCAGGAGTCAGAAGAGGAAAAAGCGAAATTCATAGATATTAAGCAGCAGGTCATGCGCCACGCGGAGACGGACACCTGCGCGAAGCTCGCCGCCTGCGTGGAGCACGGCATCGCATTCCACCACGCCGGCCTGAAGGGCGAACACCGGCACATCGTCGAGGCCGAGTTCCGGAAGAATAACATCAAGGTCATCGCCTGCACGCCGACCCTCGCGGCGGGCCTGAACCTGCCCGCCCGGCGGGTAATAATCCGCGACTACCGGCGCTTCGACGTGAACTACGGGAACGTGCCCATCCCCGTGCTGGAGTACAAGCAAATGGCGGGAAGGGCGGGCAGGCCGGGGCTGGACCCCTACGGCGAGGCCGTGCTCATCGCCAAGAATTACGACGAGCTGGGCGAGCTGATGGAGAACTACGTGCTCTCGTTACCGGAGCAGATCACCTCCAAGCTGGGCACCGAGCCCGCGATGAGGGCCCACGTGCTGTCGGCTATCGCCACCGATTTTTGCGGTGACGTTATCGGCTTAAACGAGTTCATGGGCACGACGTTCTACGCCCACCAGCGGGGCGACCTGTCCGCGGTCATCGATAACGTGCTCGACTTTTTAGAGGCAGAGCGTATGATAATAAGGACGGCGGACCGGCTCCGGGCGACGGAGCTGGGAAAGCTGACGTCCCGGCTGTATATCGACCCTCTCTCGGCCTCGATCATCGTGCGGGCGCTGGAGGCCTCGAAAAAGAGGCGGGAGCCCTACGGCACGGAGATCGCGCTTTTACAGCTAATATGCTCCACGCCGGACGTGAGGTCGCTTTATTTGCGCCGCTCCGACTACGCATGGATCATAAAATACACCGACGACCACATAACGGACTTCATCACGGACGTCCCGGACGTGGGGGACGATACGGAGTTCGAGTCCTTCCTGTCCAGCGTGAAGACCGCGGCGCTCGTGGACATGTGGGTCAACGAGAAGAACGAGGAAGAGATGACGGCCTTCTACAACATCGGCCCGGGTGATGTTCGTAACTTAATGGAGACCTGCGTCTGGCTGATGCACTCGACGGCCGAGATATCGCACTTACTTAAAGCGCCGCTGACCCGGGAAGCCAGGGAGCTGGCCGTGCGGATAGACTACGGCGTCAGCAGGGAGCTCATGGACTTAATTGAATTAGAGGGCGTGGGCCGCGTCCGTGCCCGCAGGCTCTACGAGGCCGGCTATAAGGACCGGGAGGCATTGAAGAACGTCGCCCTGGAGACGCTGGCCGCCGTGCCCGCCATCGGGGAGAAGGTGGCCGCCCGCATCCTGGCCCGGCTCGGCCGGAAGGACGTCACCGTATCGGCGGAGCCCGACGAGGACCTCCTGGGCCAGAGCACGCTGTTCAGCTTCGGCGAATAG
- the cgi121 gene encoding KEOPS complex subunit Cgi121, with amino-acid sequence MMTGLLIVGGKVDIKDVKAFIGKLAAIGKECGVTVQAVNADCIAGRAHIEFAADRAVEAFKEKRNLARDLGMEIMLYLRGRRQIEKALEIGVHPGKNNVAIIIVGDGPGCAEDTARAMLDKVDENVVDYDHRKDEALMRLYDITPAEVEIVGKERIPLLVRERSALLEFEK; translated from the coding sequence ATGATGACCGGTCTTCTCATCGTCGGCGGCAAAGTGGACATCAAGGACGTCAAGGCTTTTATCGGGAAGCTGGCGGCGATAGGCAAGGAGTGCGGCGTCACGGTGCAGGCGGTCAACGCCGACTGCATCGCCGGCAGGGCCCACATCGAGTTCGCCGCGGACAGGGCCGTAGAGGCATTTAAAGAAAAACGGAACCTGGCCCGGGACCTGGGCATGGAGATCATGCTGTACCTGCGGGGCCGCCGCCAGATCGAGAAGGCGCTGGAGATCGGTGTCCATCCCGGCAAGAACAACGTGGCGATCATCATCGTGGGCGACGGGCCGGGCTGCGCCGAGGATACGGCGCGGGCGATGCTGGATAAGGTCGACGAGAATGTGGTCGACTATGACCATCGTAAGGACGAGGCGCTCATGCGCCTATACGATATCACGCCCGCCGAGGTGGAGATCGTCGGAAAGGAGCGGATCCCGCTGCTGGTCCGGGAGCGCTCAGCTTTGCTGGAATTCGAAAAGTGA